In Trichoderma atroviride chromosome 2, complete sequence, one DNA window encodes the following:
- a CDS encoding uncharacterized protein (EggNog:ENOG41~TransMembrane:4 (i239-263o269-287i344-364o370-391i)): MSNPGDPGWKWFPNDKDSWRLDVVSLLAVIGESAIGEHAQTITASMLCMLPRLLPAPQALLKPSRPTRLPETHAKMAGVESGTVLDSVGFFANIILPLEELVPYDFVELDIRHAADAQPLEELNQPHQGRGFIARAMSLVRKAEPFSEGMSPSEEKQDAEHRGMTSSTDRDIEEARHPSARHSTDPKVHFDPSVASGNDPHDVHPGIIRRRTNTEVVQDLLSARTIAIKGRRPIVPPKLFSPLHILSAFSCLLSIGILIAAVFWQDGTAILAIVLVSFVSTVIGYASSWRPILMQRRHTNKVPSGDVMIRTREGAFVLVRCSEDVARELYSGTEECEYYVGEKIYRLCMALGTILLMFGVVLLGNCTWNSQIFIGGSYIVLNGLYWGLGMLPLKYFWDLSRYNCKDITQKDSKNAHGVTNSNDEREGHPSFTRTLWYAIRETKSIGWVERSGAAPGTPQWKQWLSEALKNAQDGVRDWPAVKRKNEIMSGVTDPAEQKAPLDEVQPPPHSKPGPNGSTF; encoded by the coding sequence ATGTCCAACCCAGGCGATCCCGGCTGGAAATGGTTCCCCAACGACAAAGACTCGTGGCGCCTCGACGTCGTCTCCCTTCTCGCAGTCATTGGCGAGTCCGCCATCGGTGAACATGCACAAACCATCACGGCCTCGATGCTCTGCATGCTGCCTCGTCTCCTGCCTGCACCTCAAGCTCTTCTGAAGCCATCACGCCCTACGCGTTTGCCAGAAACGCACGCCAAGATGGCTGGAGTCGAGAGCGGCACGGTCCTGGACTCGGTGGGCTTCTTTGCCAACATCATCCTGcccctggaggagctggtccCCTACGATTTCGTCGAGCTGGACATCAGACATGCGGCGGATGCACAGCCGTTGGAGGAGCTAAATCAGCCACATCAAGGCCGTGGCTTCATCGCCAGGGCCATGTCGTTGGTTCGCAAGGCCGAGCCCTTTTCCGAGGGCATGTCCCCAAGTGAAGAAAAGCAGGACGCGGAGCATCGGGGAATGACTTCGTCCACAGACCGAGACATCGAGGAAGCTCGCCACCCTTCCGCAAGGCACTCAACAGACCCAAAAGTCCACTTTGACCCCAGCGTTGCCAGTGGAAACGACCCTCACGATGTCCATCCCGGAATCATACGCCGACGAACCAACACCGAGGTGGTGCAAGACCTGCTCTCAGCCAGAaccatcgccatcaaggGCAGACGGCCCATTGTTCCACCAAAActcttctcccctctccaCATCCTGTCTGCCTTTTCATGCCTTCTCAGCATCGGCatcctcatcgccgccgtcttTTGGCAAGACGGCACggccatcctcgccatcgtcctcgtctccTTTGTCTCCACCGTCATCGGCTATGCTTCTTCCTGGCGGCCGATTCTGATGCAGCGTCGCCACACTAACAAGGTGCCCAGCGGCGACGTCATGATCCGCACGCGCGAGGGCGCCTTTGTCCTGGTTCGCTGCTCAGAAGACGTGGCTCGCGAGCTCTACTCCGGCACGGAAGAATGCGAATACTATGTCGGCGAGAAGATTTACAGGCTATGCATGGCGCTCGGCACAATCCTCCTCATGTTTGGAGTTGTGCTCCTCGGCAACTGCACCTGGAACTCGCAAATCTTCATCGGAGGCTCGTACATTGTTCTCAACGGCCTGTACTGGGGACTGGGCATGCTGCCCCTCAAGTACTTCTGGGATCTTTCACGCTATAACTGCAAAGACATCACACAAAAGGACAGCAAAAACGCACACGGCGTCACCAATTCCAATGATGAGCGTGAAGGACACCCCAGCTTCACACGCACCCTGTGGTACGCCATACGCGAGACAAAGTCGATAGGATGGGTCGAGCGAAGCGGTGCCGCGCCCGGAACGCCGCAGTGGAAGCAGTGGCTGAGCGAGGCGCTCAAGAATGCACAGGACGGAGTTCGTGACTGGCCAGCCGTGAAGAGAAAGAACGAGATCATGTCTGGAGTGACTGACCCGGCGGAGCAGAAAGCGCCATTGGATGAGGTGCAGCCTCCTCCGCATTCAAAGCCGGGGCCCAATGGCTCTACCTTTTGA
- a CDS encoding uncharacterized protein (EggNog:ENOG41~TransMembrane:2 (o603-622i643-664o)) — MPPKPTASEAPPMPSGSWTCWPGSGRWLHSLVCPPDAPAELSDYVQDVENPRRVYAIHRASRRHDFQTLVDKYIFQLRCGCGSPNCSTATCFTCRKRLAGKAPIRRYNPTSARTLAVYLASQDSPEAGLCPYLGSSSRDEHPVANSLIFAHRPSPPQHGARRSSDIQTASRRKPSVGVAAKPPLSPTTRSRSSSLDKQRSNNETKNDDATTRRGPLPASSISVSEKVVPKDYRSFAVATFGTVAYKMLEWLTPQAIDAMTKKISELGGAQQAGDTAAPTAPAAPASNPTNEPPSNPKADNSRVHQARRSSNTSPKQNKTSKPSRTSSQDVVEPFPPAKDVSSKPKRNSKKTFRSSPTKSNNRKSLEPLAISAGTEEVKTNSRPPSLNGFYPEKLARAGKTSPAIVTRGVPEMPSKPAFFENVSTPTHTTTSTTNQIHDVESGSSDTETIGEREMPSNTAPAMKQEHVNPQSKPRPVSPILEVELSSAKFLLPQSLTTLNVELVDFICDIFQEDGTTESHFFGPLESHASYPKPQNPSKKLARRQSTSHATSPSQWKAFNEQALFTVLSDPHSLVQSFSKDGKLFDSHTLFYCMLRMTRAAPSLVLHSLWMAAESLFTAPKSLQISQPRSGRALPRSRKPLTDFEAGCVMSVCLHALVAVAPFVADSKILYDMSRIRSTGLVLGGNGLSTRQPQSICLEYEDVFSNDIAVRLARRVFSAVSARRSLANLMRMDGRNKAGQLDILQPLLNQLDLLSSGPLRILEFTQAERLLHETRVPTLLLDWARTVLHQEWDGNPEIVNNGAFYGALSLISTMYQNRTRLLLGDIQFRADYFSERLDSMEMPVAWSESTSKRNRGHILDYPYLFSPECLVTFFRSINFAKMSRMFEESSSLKTRMSAIVDPGSLVANPHHKIVLQDMLKVASSKYLILDISRENVLRDAFDQLWRRQRRELLRPLKVHLGELSGEEGFDSGGVQQEFFRMAIAECMDPKYGAFTIDDRTRMAWFVPGSVVEEWKFELMGVLVSLAVYNGLTLPVTFPKALYRKLLGEPVEELYHIADGWPALASGLMSLLEWNEADGAVEDVFARTYEFSVPNIGG; from the exons ATGCCGCCGAAGCCCACCGCCTCCGAAGCCCCTCCGATGCCATCGGGGAGCTGGACCTGCTGGCCGGGCTCTGGCAGGTGGCTCCATTCGCTCGTCTGCCCCCCCGACGCACCGGCCGAGCTGAGCGACTATGTCCAAGATGTCGAGAATCCCCGTCGCGTCTATGCCATCCATCGGGCCAGTCGCCGCCACGACTTTCAGACTCTTGTCGACAA ATACATCTTCCAGCTGAGATGTGGCTGCGGTTCGCCGAATTGCTCGACTGCCACCTGCTTCACATGTCGAAAGCGCCTCGCAGGCAAGGCGCCCATCCGCAGATATAATCCAACAAGCGCTAGGACGCTGGCTGTGTATCTTGCCAGCCAAGATAGCCCCGAGGCCGGCCTGTGTCCATATCTTGGCTCGTCCTCGAGAGACGAGCATCCCGTAGCCAACAGCCTCATCTTTGCCCACCGACCGTCGCCGCCTCAGCATGGCGCCCGCAGGTCATCGGATATCCAGACAGCATCGCGAAGGAAACCAAGTGTAGGTGTTGCTGCTAAGCCGCCTTTGTCTCCTACGACGAGATCTCGCTCATCATCGCTCGATAAGCAACGCTCGAATAACGAAACTAAGAATGACGACGCTACCACACGCCGCGGTCCCTTACCGGCTTCGAGCATCAGTGTCTCGGAGAAGGTGGTTCCAAAGGACTACAGGTCATTTGCAGTGGCTACATTTGGTACTGTTGCTTACAAGATGCTTGAATGGCTCACACCACAGGCTATTGACGccatgacgaagaagatatCCGAGCTGGGCGGTGCTCAACAGGCTGGAGATACTGCTGCCCCTACTGCCCCTGCTGCCCCTGCATCTAATCCAACCAACGAACCGCCTTCAAATCCTAAAGCAGACAACTCCCGTGTCCACCAGGCCAGACGCTCATCAAATACATCACCTAAACAGAACAAGACCTCAAAACCCTCGAGAACGTCCAGCCAAGATGTAGTCGAGCCGTTCCCCCCAGCGAAAGATGTATCGTCCAAGCCAAAGAGAAATTCTAAAAAGACATTTCGCTCCTCTCCAACCAAGTCGAACAACAGAAAAAGCTTGGAACCCCTTGCCATCTCAGCTGGGACCGAAGAGGTCAAGACAAACTCACGACCTCCGAGCTTGAACGGCTTCTATCCCGAGAAGCTGGCCCGTGCCGGCAAGACCTCACCTGCTATAGTTACCCGCGGCGTTCCTGAAATGCCATCCAAGCCTGCCTTCTTTGAGAATGTATCTACTCCCACTCATACCACTACCAGCACTACCAACCAAATACACGACGTTGAGTCAGGCTCTTCAGATACGGAAACGATTGGGGAAAGGGAAATGCCCAGCAACACCGCACCTGCCATGAAACAGGAGCATGTCAACCCACAGTCTAAACCGAGGCCTGTATCACCGATTCTAGAGGTCGAATTATCATCCGCCAAATTTCTGCTACCTCAATCCTTAACCACCTTGAATGTTGAGCTGGTCGACTTCATCTGCGATATTttccaagaagatggaaccACCGAAAGCCACTTTTTTGGACCTCTAGAGTCCCATGCCTCGTATCCCAAACCACAGAATCCATCAAAGAAGCTGGCAAGGCGACAGTCTACATCTCATGCCACTTCTCCAAGCCAGTGGAAGGCTTTCAACGAACAGGCACTGTTTACTGTTTTGAGCGATCCTCACTCCCTTGTTCAGTCATTCTCCAAGGACGGAAAACTCTTCGATTCGCATACACTATTCTACTGCATGCTGCGGATGACTCGGGCTGCGCCAAGCCTTGTTCTTCACAGCCTTTGGATGGCGGCGGAATCTCTGTTTACGGCACCAAAATCACTTCAAATTTCGCAACCCCGGTCCGGAAGGGCATTACCTAGGAGCCGGAAGCCTCTGACTGACTTTGAAGCCGGCTGTGTAATGTCAGTCTGCCTACATGCTCTCGTTGCTGTTGCACCCTTTGTTGCGGATTCCAAAATTCTATACGACATGTCGCGCATACGATCTACCGGTTTGGTTTTGGGCGGCAACGGTCTTTCTACCAGGCAGCCACAGTCCATATGCCTAGAATATGAAGACGTCTTCTCAAATGACATTGCTGTCAGACTAGCACGTCGTGTGTTCTCGGCTGTGTCTGCTCGTCGATCTCTAGCAAATCTGATGCGGATGGACGGCAGAAATAAGGCTGGTCAGCTGGACATCCTCCAGCCATTACTCAACCAGCTCGACCTTCTCAGTTCAGGGCCGCTCCGGATACTAGAATTCACACAAGCCGAACGTCTGCTGCATGAGACTCGCGTTCccaccctcctcctcgaTTGGGCCAGGACCGTTCTGCACCAAGAATGGGATGGGAATCCAGAGATTGTGAACAACGGCGCCTTTTATGGGGCGCTGTCTCTGATTTCTACAATGT ACCAAAACAGAACTAGACTTTTACTGGGCGATATCCAATTCCGTGCCGACTACTTCTCCGAGCGCTTAGACTCTATGGAAATGCCAGTTGCTTGGTCGGAATCGACTTCGAAGCGAAATAGGGGTCACATACTTGATTATCCCTACCTCTTCAGCCCGGAGTGCCTTGTTACTTTTTTCCGGTCCATCAACTTCGCCAAGATGAGTCGTATGTTTGAAGAAAGTAGCTCACTCAAGACACGTATGAGCGCCATTGTCGACCCAGGGAGTCTGGTTGCAAACCCGCACCATAAAATTGTGCTGCAAGACATGTTGAAAGTGGCGTCGTCCAAGTATCTTATTCTGGATATCAGCCGAGAGAATGTGCTGAGAGATGCTTTCGACCAGCTCTGGAGACGACAACGACGCGAGCTTCTGCGCCCTCTCAAAGTTCATCTTGGTGAGCTGAGTGGAGAGGAAGGATTCGACTCGGGTGGCGTGCAGCAGGAGTTCTTCCGAATGGCAATCGCCGAGTGCATGGACCCCAAGTACGGCGCTTTCACAATTGATGACCGGACACGCATGGCATGGTTCGTCCCTGGCTCTGTTGTGGAAGAATGGAAGTTTGAACTCATGGGCGTCCTTGTGTCCCTGGCAGTGTACAACGGCCTCACGCTTCCCGTCACATTTCCCAAGGCACTGTACCGAAAACTCTTGGGCGAGCCCGTCGAAGAGCTTTACCACATTGCAGACGGATGGCCTGCCCTAGCCAGCGGGCTGATGAGTCTTTTGGAATGGAACGAAGCAGATGGCGCAGTTGAGGACGTTTTCGCGCGCACCTACGAGTTCTCGGTACCCAACATAGGGGGGTAA
- a CDS encoding uncharacterized protein (EggNog:ENOG41~TransMembrane:1 (n6-17c22/23o165-187i)~SECRETED:SignalP(1-22)), producing MARRRWWTPAPLLLALLTPAVATVFPDFSFYPAGAQSCLSQAGDSSKCSGATVADLNECLCGNENNFIILAAQCIGKNDSSDTVPVYQTLVSACATSNTPLVIAPNQFYAAASGKPWTTTTTAASTSTTAATTTSDATTTSTTTSTSSSTASAAPVGSLSTGATIGIALGASFGGVGAIAGLVYFLLRRSKQQSEEHHPMLPHGEDGRQSMPLAISANDPMLQPTPSPGSTGSFPAEVKHASWVSSLQSPDPYRYSAAAYDASQGVYQGPYAPPGGTIVELPPDSNPNPNANTGGMVFEMDGAQHQHHAMPAEVPGDVPSVPRPEGR from the coding sequence ATGGCTCGCCGACGCTGGTGGACTCCCGCGccgctcctcctcgccctcctcacTCCCGCCGTCGCCACAGTCTTCCCCGACTTCTCCTTCTATCCGGCGGGCGCGCAGTCATGCCTCAGCCAGGCCGGCGACTCGTCCAAGTGCAGCGGCGCCACCGTCGCGGACCTCAACGAGTGTCTGTGCGGCAACGAGAacaacttcatcatcctGGCCGCCCAGTGCATTGGCAAGAATGACTCGAGCGATACGGTGCCCGTCTATCAGACGCTGGTGTCTGCCTGTGCGACGTCCAACACGCCGCTGGTGATTGCGCCCAACCAGTTTTACGCGGCGGCGAGTGGCAAGCcctggacgacgacgacgacggcagccTCAACTTcgacgacggcagcgacAACAACGTCTGATGCCACAACGACGAGCAcaaccaccagcaccagctcgAGCACCGCCTCTGCCGCGCCCGTCGGCTCCCTCTCCACGGGCGCCACCATCGGCATCGCCCTCGGCGCGTCCtttggcggcgtcggcgccatcgccggcctcgtctaCTTTTTGCTGCGCAGATCCAAGCAGCAAAGCGAGGAGCATCACCCGATGCTGCCCCACGGCGAGGACGGCCGCCAGAGCATGCCGCTGGCCATCTCGGCAAACGACCCGATGCTGCAGCCGACGCCCTCGCCCGGGTCAACAGGCAGCTTCCCGGCCGAGGTCAAGCACGCGTCGTGGGTGTCGTCGCTGCAGAGCCCGGACCCGTACCGCTactcggcggcggcgtacGATGCGAGCCAGGGCGTGTACCAGGGGCCGTATGCGCCGCCGGGGGGCACGATTGTCGAGCTGCCGCCGGATAGTAATCCTAATCCTAATGCTAATACGGGGGGCATGGTgtttgagatggatggcgcgcagcatcagcatcatgcGATGCCGGCAGAGGTGCCGGGCGATGTGCCGTCTGTGCCACGGCCGGAGGGGAGGTGA
- a CDS encoding uncharacterized protein (EggNog:ENOG41) yields the protein MTKDMVQWPQNLDWKMRIVLPEDSIDDTEAPLVTNDNRDQYVSDYIRYLTDMSVRPQYEAFERGFKSCLSDKSLSLLSPQILQSVVEGVQEIDISELRRYTRYVGWDASHHTIRDFWSIVKRYDDKMKRKLLEFVTASDRVPVGGMRNLQFVVQRNGEGEGSGSRLPTAYTCYGTLLLPEYRDKDLLRQRLAMALENAQGFGFA from the coding sequence ATGACCAAGGACATGGTCCAGTGGCCACAGAATCTCGATTGGAAGATGCGAATTGTTCTGCCGGAAGACTCGATTGACGATACAGAGGCACCCCTGGTGACCAATGACAACCGCGACCAGTATGTGAGTGACTACATTCGCTATCTGACGGATATGTCAGTCAGACCTCAGTACGAGGCATTCGAGCGGGGGTTCAAGAGTTGCCTGTCAGACAAATCGCTCTCCCTACTAAGCCCCCAGATCTTGCAATCTGTCGTCGAAGGTGTGCAGGAAATTGACATCTCTGAGCTTCGACGATATACCCGCTACGTCGGATGGGATGCCTCTCACCACACTATTAGAGACTTTTGGTCGATTGTTAAGCGATATGACGACAAGATGAAGCGCAAGCTCCTCGAGTTTGTGACTGCGTCGGACCGTGTTCCCGTCGGAGGCATGCGCAATCTGCAGTTTGTAGTTCAGCGGAACGGTGAGGGCGAGGGCAGTGGAAGTCGTCTGCCGACAGCGTATACGTGTTATGGGACGTTACTTTTGCCGGAGTACAGAGACAAGGACTTACTGAGGCAgcggttggcgatggcgctgGAGAACGCGCAGGGATTTGGCTTTGCTTGA
- a CDS encoding uncharacterized protein (EggNog:ENOG41~TransMembrane:2 (i479-500o506-526i)): MNSTKRKFNALLQGLSSPRASTDQESPATMFGNRAASTKAVDYEALLQKRRRLGFPESTAPRLDNTVSSGLTSLATSIRRTVSDATTPKVRRDGSARYSPGDREELLKRLATFQEITDWTPKPDRVNEVEWAKRGWACQGKERVRCLLCHKELVVKLKKEAGDKETDALTAAEVEAALVDKYAELIVSAHQSDCLWKRRGCDDSLLRLSFMSSKAAIEALKQRYVELCAREPFIPYEFNLHLPEDMALDEVVDQLSPDFFTNEKSGTNTPNRPALALALFGWQGLTNTRIGAVANTASCHTCQRRLGLWMFKSKEVDENGKIVVPAPMDYLDPEREHRFFCPWKNATAQSRGHVTHSSSESVDMPAWKMLLQSIKNESDLRRVYEGRARSPSKLAAKGASTPHKTPTRPAGGGHTPQISVDLSVDGEEDEAARDAKDKERWAKLRKVKSLLDNKLRRSVSSRPDTTASIKSNRSIKGGLISLGFVCFGYLSLFAAMVSNVIVKRDFLFFCFGPFKLSYFSTSYLILSTQPCLLFTVTYSQLYKDINTPNTLLCITIMASI; the protein is encoded by the exons ATGAACTCTACCAAACGCAAGTTCAACGCCTTGCTCCAGGGACTCAGTAGCCCACGCGCCAGCACCGATCAAGAGTCGCCAGCAACCATGTTTGGAAACCGAGCAGCGAGCACCAAGGCTGTGGACTAtgaggcgctgctgcagaagcgtCGCCGCCTGGGCTTTCCCGAGTCGACTGCTCCACGCTTAGACAACACTGTCTCCTCAGGTCTCACAAGTCTGGCCACCTCCATCAGGCGAACAGTGTCGGACGCCACGACTCCGAAAGTTCGGAGAGATGGCTCTGCGAGGTATTCTCCCGGTGACAGGGAGGAGCTGCTCAAGCGACTGGCGACGTTTCAAGAAATCACCGACTGGACGCCCAAGCCGGACAGAGTCAATGAAGTGGAGTGGGCCAAGAGGGGGTGGGCATGCCAGGGGAAGGAAAGGGTGCGGTGCTTGCTGTGCCACAAAGAGTTGGTTgtcaagctgaagaaggaggctggAGACAAAGAGACGGATGCACTGACGGCTGCCGAAGTTG AAGCTGCATTGGTTGACAAGTATGCCGAGCTGATTGTGAGCGCGCATCAGTCAGACTGCCTCTggaagagacgaggctgTGATG ACTCACTACTTCGGCTCTCATTCATGAGCTCAAAGGCTGCCATCGAAGCTCTGAAACAGCGATATGTGGAGCTTTGCGCACGAGAGCCATTTATCCCATATGAATTCAACCTCCACCTCCCAGAGGACATGGCCTTGGATGAGGTGGTTGACCAGCTCTCGCCAGATTTCTTTACTAATGAAAAGTCTGGGACAAATACGCCCAATCGACCGGCGCTTGCTCTTGCACTGTTTGGCTGGCAAGGCTTGACCAATACCCGCATTGGCGCTGTTGCAAACACTGCATCGTGTCACACCTGCCAGCGAAGATTGGGCCTGTGGATGTTCAAAAGTAAAGAGGTGGATGAAAACGGCAAGATTGTCGTCCCCGCGCCAATGGACTATCTCGACCCCGAGCGGGAACATCGCTTTTTCTGCCCCTGGAAGAATGCGACCGCACAGAGCAGGGGACACGTCActcacagcagcagcgaatCCGTCGATATGCCGGCatggaagatgctgctgcagtcCATAAAAAACGAGTCAGATCTTCGGAGGGTGTACGAGGGCCGGGCCAGGTCGCCATCTAAGCTGGCTGCCAAAGGCGCGTCCACGCCTCACAAAACGCCAACCCGACcagctggcggcggccacACTCCGCAAATCTCTGTTGATTTGAGTGTTGACggggaggaggatgaagctgcgcgtgatgccaaggacaaggagagaTGGGCCAAGTTGCGCAAGGTCAAGAGCTTGCTCGATAACAAGCTGAGAAGGTCTGTGAGCAGCCGTCCAGATACGACGGCATCCATCAAATCCAACAGGTCTATCAAGGGGGGGCTAATCAGCCTGGGTTTCGTTTGTTTTGGCTATTTGAGTCTATTTGCGGCTATGGTATCCAATGTTATTGTTAAGcgggattttcttttcttctgttttgGTCCTTTCAAATTATCCTACTTTAGTACATCATACCTTATCCTCTCTACACAGCCATGCCTCCTGTTCACAGTTACATATAGTCAATTGTACAAAGATATTAATACCCCCAACACCCTGTTGTGTATCACAATCATGGCTTCCATTTAA